Proteins from a genomic interval of Methanoplanus endosymbiosus:
- a CDS encoding response regulator, with amino-acid sequence MKKILVVEDNPSNRYLITYILEKNGFEVITADTGEEGVQKATKESFDLVLMDIQLPGIDGFEATRQIRASGTDGTLPIIALTSYAMVGDREKAISMGCTGYIEKPINPDTIIAEILEHL; translated from the coding sequence ATGAAGAAAATTCTTGTTGTTGAAGACAACCCGTCGAATCGATATCTGATCACGTATATTCTGGAAAAAAACGGATTTGAGGTAATTACCGCGGATACAGGGGAAGAAGGGGTACAGAAAGCAACAAAAGAAAGTTTTGACCTTGTTCTGATGGATATCCAGCTCCCCGGCATTGACGGTTTTGAGGCGACCCGTCAGATCAGGGCATCAGGAACTGACGGGACTCTTCCTATCATTGCTCTGACATCGTACGCAATGGTTGGCGACAGAGAGAAAGCAATTTCGATGGGATGCACCGGATATATCGAAAAACCGATAAATCCGGATACAATTATCGCAGAGATTCTTGAACATCTATGA
- a CDS encoding response regulator: MTEHTEKLTDKKSGAVPVLIIDDLYENRYLLEVTLKSKGYQVITARNGQEAMEYLHNHPVRLIISDILMPKMDGFQLCREVKKDPDLKNIPFIFYTASYTSDKDRDFGLDLGADRYIIKPTESSEFLAEIDDVLAESNTTVNSEPLLGPENEGEYLKEYSERIFHKLEKKIRELEKKNQEYEKSQQNLQESEEKFRELFENISSGVAVLEMAGEGSDFIFVDINKASEQLDHVRREDVVGNSIFGIFPGIEEFDLISVLQRVNKTGTPEHIPLAAYKDEQTQVWRENYVYRLPSGELVVVYNDVTGKKRAEDALIESEFKYHEIFNNINEAVFLHEVMSDNSRGNFVEVNDVACHRLGYSREELLNRSVADINTATVRKDDPERVQALHNKKELSFDAEHVRKDGSVFPVHVNARMIELQGRHFILSIVRDMTEEYEARNREAIALRQIEQNLTQLAILNDEIRNPLAVIAGTVDLYDEKIATPVLEQVQIINDIIIRLDRGWLESEKIREYMRKYHDI; the protein is encoded by the coding sequence ATGACTGAGCATACAGAAAAACTCACTGATAAAAAAAGCGGGGCAGTACCGGTTCTTATCATTGATGACCTGTATGAGAACCGGTACCTGCTTGAAGTAACTCTGAAATCAAAGGGATATCAGGTGATAACAGCCCGTAACGGGCAGGAAGCTATGGAATACCTCCACAATCATCCGGTTCGGCTGATCATTTCAGACATCCTGATGCCAAAGATGGATGGGTTCCAGCTCTGCCGTGAAGTAAAAAAGGATCCTGACCTGAAAAATATTCCTTTTATCTTCTATACAGCATCATATACCAGTGACAAAGACCGCGATTTTGGGCTTGATCTGGGTGCTGACAGGTACATCATAAAACCAACAGAATCCAGTGAGTTCCTTGCAGAGATCGATGACGTTCTTGCGGAATCAAACACCACCGTCAATTCTGAACCATTGCTGGGGCCGGAAAATGAGGGTGAATACCTGAAAGAATACAGTGAACGCATCTTTCACAAACTGGAGAAGAAGATCCGGGAGCTTGAAAAGAAAAATCAGGAATATGAAAAGTCTCAGCAAAACCTTCAGGAGAGCGAAGAGAAGTTCAGAGAACTGTTTGAGAATATCAGCAGTGGTGTGGCAGTCCTTGAGATGGCCGGAGAAGGAAGCGATTTCATCTTTGTGGATATCAATAAGGCATCAGAACAGCTGGATCATGTCAGAAGAGAGGATGTGGTTGGAAACAGTATATTCGGGATCTTTCCCGGCATTGAGGAGTTTGACCTTATTTCTGTGTTACAACGGGTCAATAAAACCGGAACTCCCGAACATATTCCCCTTGCAGCGTATAAAGATGAACAGACACAGGTATGGCGTGAGAATTATGTGTACCGTCTGCCGTCCGGAGAGCTTGTTGTGGTATATAATGATGTCACCGGGAAGAAACGGGCAGAGGATGCTCTCATTGAGAGTGAATTCAAATATCACGAAATATTCAATAACATTAACGAAGCGGTTTTCCTGCATGAGGTGATGTCAGATAATTCCCGGGGCAATTTCGTGGAGGTCAATGATGTTGCCTGTCATCGTCTGGGGTATTCACGTGAAGAGTTGCTGAATCGTTCTGTTGCAGATATTAATACCGCAACAGTTAGAAAAGATGACCCGGAACGGGTTCAGGCACTTCATAATAAAAAAGAGCTTTCGTTTGATGCTGAACATGTGCGAAAAGACGGGTCCGTCTTCCCTGTGCATGTGAATGCCCGGATGATTGAACTTCAGGGCCGTCATTTTATTCTCTCGATCGTACGTGATATGACGGAAGAATATGAGGCACGAAACCGTGAGGCAATTGCCCTTCGGCAGATTGAGCAGAACCTTACACAGCTTGCGATCTTAAATGATGAGATCAGAAACCCCCTTGCAGTGATCGCCGGTACTGTTGACCTTTATGATGAGAAGATAGCTACCCCTGTTCTTGAACAGGTTCAGATCATTAATGATATTATAATCCGCCTTGATCGGGGTTGGCTGGAATCAGAGAAAATACGTGAATATATGAGAAAATACCATGATATTTAG
- a CDS encoding serine hydrolase domain-containing protein, which produces MNFSAISRVHTCILCVVIFGLIFSCGCISESSVSENTSPTEDTILPSPPEEISDGLQDIVTTGLEKTGIPGLLIEISTPEWIWSSAAGNASISPNVLATPDMRFIIASVTKSITSTAILKLSEEGKLSLDDTIDHWLPEEIAEKIPNSSRITIRQLLDHTSGIADYNEDEIIRTEYPKPDLPVPYQYGMWQGINASPLFEPGSDYEYSNVNYILLTLIIDQAAQTPYEDYITRAILVPAGMNQTFVHRTNSIPGPHMGCPGEEYVDGELPDFSNLYIQFDRGAGDIVSTPSDMNRFHLLLEDAKIISPESLQEMKTINKMDYGLGYAGITNSSMNLTLWGHTGGYPGSYTMWYYWEEEETALTINMNSLGDIGGANREILIPLLSYIQQQE; this is translated from the coding sequence ATGAACTTTTCGGCTATCAGCCGGGTGCATACATGTATTCTGTGTGTCGTCATCTTCGGACTGATTTTTTCATGTGGATGTATCTCCGAATCATCTGTTTCTGAAAACACTTCACCCACAGAGGATACCATCCTGCCGTCTCCCCCGGAGGAGATCAGTGACGGACTACAGGACATTGTTACAACAGGTCTTGAAAAGACCGGGATACCGGGATTATTAATCGAAATTTCGACACCTGAATGGATCTGGAGTTCTGCCGCCGGGAATGCCTCCATTTCCCCCAATGTTTTAGCAACGCCCGATATGCGTTTCATCATCGCCAGTGTCACCAAATCCATCACCAGCACTGCCATACTGAAACTCAGTGAAGAGGGGAAACTATCCCTTGATGATACTATCGATCACTGGCTGCCTGAAGAGATAGCAGAAAAAATACCTAATTCTTCCAGGATAACCATACGGCAGCTCCTTGACCATACAAGCGGCATTGCTGATTACAACGAAGACGAGATTATCCGGACTGAATACCCAAAACCCGATCTTCCGGTACCATACCAATATGGGATGTGGCAGGGAATCAATGCAAGCCCACTCTTTGAACCGGGTTCGGACTATGAATATTCAAATGTGAATTATATACTCCTCACCCTGATCATTGACCAGGCAGCCCAGACACCGTATGAGGACTACATCACCAGGGCAATTCTTGTACCGGCAGGCATGAATCAGACCTTTGTCCACCGCACCAACAGCATCCCCGGACCACATATGGGGTGCCCTGGAGAAGAGTACGTTGACGGAGAACTGCCTGATTTTTCAAACCTGTATATTCAGTTTGACAGGGGAGCAGGGGATATTGTCAGTACACCGTCCGATATGAACAGATTCCATCTTTTACTCGAAGATGCGAAGATCATAAGTCCTGAATCACTTCAGGAGATGAAAACGATTAACAAAATGGATTATGGACTTGGATACGCAGGCATCACCAACTCTTCAATGAATTTAACACTGTGGGGACACACCGGAGGATATCCGGGATCATATACTATGTGGTACTACTGGGAAGAGGAAGAGACTGCATTAACTATCAATATGAATTCACTTGGAGATATAGGAGGAGCAAACAGGGAGATTCTAATCCCCCTTCTCAGTTATATTCAACAACAGGAGTGA
- a CDS encoding aspartate/glutamate racemase family protein yields the protein MSGLKKRFGPGYIFEIFLLLLVALSLAAGGCVDSGCAEPESSGVDTGTGNLGYFSGADEMKTIGVIGGISWVSSLEYYRMMNEMANERLGGLHSAEILMCSVEFGNFSKQERLAEDGDWGPLRNTMVEAAKRLEAGGADFIIICSNTMHSTAGDIEDNVDIPVLHIADATGERIKEKGVKTVGLLGRKYTMEESFYRDILEDKYGIEVIVPDESDRDYVNSVIFDELCAGIITDESRAGFVEIIGRLEEEGAEGVILGCTEIPLLVSQEDVDIAVFDTMTIHAQAAVDYAINKG from the coding sequence ATGTCAGGACTGAAGAAAAGATTTGGACCTGGTTACATATTTGAGATATTTTTACTGCTTTTGGTTGCTCTGTCACTTGCAGCCGGAGGTTGTGTTGATTCCGGATGTGCTGAACCGGAGTCTTCAGGTGTGGATACCGGTACCGGTAATCTGGGTTATTTTTCCGGGGCAGATGAGATGAAGACTATTGGAGTTATCGGAGGTATCAGCTGGGTTTCATCTCTTGAATATTACAGGATGATGAATGAGATGGCTAATGAGAGGCTTGGTGGGCTGCATTCTGCTGAGATTCTCATGTGTTCGGTGGAGTTTGGGAATTTTTCAAAGCAGGAGAGGCTTGCAGAGGATGGTGACTGGGGGCCTCTGAGGAATACTATGGTTGAAGCTGCAAAGAGGCTTGAGGCCGGAGGGGCTGATTTTATTATCATCTGCTCCAATACGATGCACTCGACTGCCGGAGATATTGAGGATAATGTCGATATCCCCGTTCTTCATATAGCAGATGCAACAGGTGAGAGGATTAAGGAGAAAGGGGTTAAGACTGTCGGACTACTGGGCAGGAAATATACGATGGAGGAGAGTTTTTACAGGGATATTCTTGAGGATAAGTATGGTATTGAGGTAATTGTTCCGGATGAATCCGATCGTGATTATGTCAATTCCGTGATATTTGATGAACTATGTGCCGGAATTATTACTGATGAGTCAAGGGCAGGGTTTGTTGAAATTATCGGCCGGCTTGAGGAAGAAGGAGCTGAGGGTGTAATTCTTGGCTGCACTGAGATTCCACTGCTTGTATCTCAGGAGGATGTTGATATTGCGGTATTTGACACGATGACGATACATGCACAGGCGGCTGTTGATTATGCGATAAATAAGGGATGA
- a CDS encoding permease, which translates to MSNRDSGVVLPKKGAGGNGQGNKGISKSGWYFFAFVLILYAVVAAFDISAVLRALNIFSGLIVQIAPVLSLVFVFILVTDLLVKPDKIIKYLGSESGITGWLVAIAGGIISSGPVYVWFPFLAELRRKGMRPSLAAVFLYNRAVKVPLLPLMIFYFGVLFTVVLTVYMLIFSVISGYLTEILVGDE; encoded by the coding sequence ATGAGTAACAGAGATTCCGGCGTTGTTCTCCCAAAAAAAGGTGCAGGGGGTAACGGTCAGGGTAATAAGGGCATTTCAAAGTCCGGCTGGTATTTTTTTGCCTTTGTGCTTATTCTATATGCGGTTGTGGCAGCTTTTGACATATCTGCGGTATTAAGGGCATTAAACATATTTTCAGGGCTGATTGTTCAGATTGCACCTGTTTTAAGCCTGGTCTTTGTATTTATTCTCGTTACTGATCTTCTGGTTAAGCCTGATAAGATCATTAAATATCTCGGAAGTGAGTCGGGCATTACAGGCTGGCTTGTGGCAATTGCCGGCGGGATTATCTCTTCCGGTCCTGTATATGTCTGGTTTCCGTTTCTTGCCGAACTTCGTCGTAAGGGAATGAGACCGTCCCTGGCTGCGGTATTTCTGTACAACCGTGCTGTTAAGGTGCCGCTTCTGCCTCTGATGATCTTCTACTTTGGGGTCTTATTTACCGTTGTGCTGACTGTTTATATGCTTATATTTTCAGTAATCAGCGGTTATCTGACAGAAATTCTTGTTGGTGATGAATGA
- the yaaA gene encoding AlbA family DNA-binding domain-containing protein has product MKAASEFTWNVNLSDFSGSHEYDGYFSGVIDSENLPEFEKKFRSAVKKPGIANFAVAGEVCFWKNYYSTERRERLTYRTLRRFSDPVVWNKFAHSLKKLAGDFTIGNFSDMRHLSGFDGGFAIPLTFLSFYDPDNYPMTDRHIGRWWNSNKRRFGYSGLPDFVFRSGVVSGTGEDDAISNYNAYKGLTGFCRDYSSLLEEKTGSKWRAADVEKAIFNAQINGVVLSPLTEVILPDEGIYLNFSDYNPEGSVLILTIDSFHKSSDKEKSGYSPEFSIAKSGIGPESVRLVMENRAEIYGKLKSNRIVWDNFENEIINNDDLRFGPDFSGGDDSGEYLPAVFRYNGDFYDGLDDEGRVRLLSSDKHFLIISACYGLLSPFEYVQNYSCQFGSDNAAYWQWTKNKTLSKILADYVTVRGIKLIFDFTDCDVESYHRSIDWEYVEKETGVEILHCYHEWAEGDKALKFFGEFVNDVIFARSDEDILNLDYSLSINNIHFSRSLRPDKEVKPKKLQNLQDIIDSGERDTAEFKTSIFWSENPEKTVDDKRFWWLGRDYSKFKIARNIVSFLNSNGGNLIIGVKENPEDDSLKIVGIESEFSKLDNRNKDGYRRKIVDEVINKMIYPKDVKNHFSRYFAIDFHEVRGEILCWIQVFKSEDVPFYVVLRDNNHEGRSEELFYIREDSSSVELSPKHTGEYIMKHFCRRW; this is encoded by the coding sequence GTGAAAGCTGCATCTGAATTCACCTGGAATGTGAATCTCTCTGATTTCAGCGGTTCGCATGAATATGACGGCTATTTTTCCGGAGTGATTGATTCAGAAAACCTCCCAGAATTTGAGAAAAAATTCCGGTCGGCAGTAAAAAAACCAGGTATTGCGAATTTTGCAGTTGCCGGTGAGGTCTGCTTCTGGAAGAATTATTACAGTACTGAGAGAAGGGAGAGGCTGACATACCGGACACTGAGAAGGTTTTCTGATCCCGTTGTCTGGAATAAATTTGCACATTCCCTTAAGAAGCTGGCCGGGGATTTCACAATCGGAAATTTCTCTGATATGAGGCACCTCTCCGGGTTTGATGGCGGTTTTGCCATTCCGCTTACTTTTCTTTCATTTTATGATCCGGACAATTATCCGATGACTGACCGGCATATCGGAAGATGGTGGAACAGTAATAAGAGAAGGTTTGGCTATTCCGGACTGCCTGATTTTGTTTTCCGGTCAGGGGTTGTGAGCGGCACAGGTGAGGATGACGCTATAAGCAATTACAATGCATATAAGGGGCTGACTGGGTTCTGCCGGGATTATTCATCTCTTCTTGAGGAGAAGACTGGCTCTAAGTGGAGGGCGGCAGATGTTGAGAAAGCAATATTCAATGCCCAGATTAATGGCGTTGTTCTCAGTCCCTTAACTGAGGTTATACTTCCGGATGAGGGCATTTATCTGAATTTTTCGGATTATAATCCTGAAGGTTCTGTTTTAATTCTAACTATTGATTCCTTCCATAAATCGTCTGATAAAGAGAAGTCAGGTTATTCGCCGGAATTTTCTATTGCTAAGAGTGGGATTGGTCCGGAATCTGTCAGGCTTGTTATGGAGAACAGGGCTGAGATCTACGGGAAGCTAAAGAGTAACAGAATTGTCTGGGACAATTTTGAGAATGAGATCATTAATAATGATGATCTCAGGTTCGGCCCTGATTTTTCCGGCGGTGATGACAGTGGGGAGTATCTTCCGGCGGTATTCAGGTATAACGGCGATTTCTATGACGGACTTGATGATGAAGGAAGGGTGAGGCTTCTCTCTTCAGATAAGCATTTCCTGATAATCTCTGCATGTTACGGCCTTTTATCTCCTTTTGAGTATGTTCAGAATTACAGCTGCCAGTTTGGGAGTGATAATGCGGCTTACTGGCAGTGGACGAAGAATAAAACCCTCTCTAAGATTCTGGCAGATTATGTAACTGTGAGGGGTATTAAGCTCATCTTTGATTTTACAGACTGTGATGTTGAGAGTTATCACAGAAGCATTGACTGGGAATATGTTGAGAAGGAGACCGGTGTGGAAATTTTACACTGCTATCATGAATGGGCTGAAGGGGATAAGGCACTGAAGTTTTTTGGTGAGTTTGTTAATGATGTTATCTTTGCCAGGAGTGATGAGGATATTCTGAATCTGGACTATTCCCTTAGTATTAATAATATTCATTTCAGCCGTTCTTTAAGACCGGATAAAGAGGTTAAGCCGAAAAAACTTCAGAATCTCCAGGATATTATTGATTCCGGTGAGAGGGACACTGCTGAATTTAAGACGAGTATTTTCTGGAGTGAGAATCCGGAGAAGACTGTTGATGATAAGAGATTCTGGTGGCTTGGGCGTGACTATTCAAAGTTTAAGATTGCCAGGAATATAGTCTCTTTTCTGAATAGTAATGGCGGAAATCTTATTATCGGCGTTAAGGAGAATCCGGAGGATGATTCATTAAAGATTGTCGGAATTGAGAGTGAGTTTTCAAAGCTGGATAACCGCAATAAGGACGGCTACCGGAGAAAGATTGTTGATGAGGTCATCAATAAGATGATCTATCCTAAGGATGTGAAGAACCATTTCAGCCGTTATTTTGCTATAGATTTTCACGAGGTGAGAGGAGAGATATTATGCTGGATTCAGGTCTTTAAGTCCGAGGATGTTCCGTTTTATGTGGTGCTGAGAGATAATAATCATGAGGGCAGAAGTGAGGAGTTGTTTTATATCCGGGAGGATTCATCTTCTGTTGAACTCTCGCCCAAGCATACGGGTGAGTATATTATGAAGCACTTCTGCCGGAGGTGGTGA
- a CDS encoding zinc ribbon-containing protein produces the protein MKHSTGEAAGKGNYRCILCSEIIILKEDSEKLPACPRCDSTKWIKTDSNPE, from the coding sequence ATGAAACATTCAACAGGTGAGGCAGCCGGTAAGGGTAATTACAGGTGCATATTATGCTCTGAGATAATTATACTTAAGGAAGACTCAGAGAAGCTTCCGGCATGTCCGAGATGTGACAGCACAAAATGGATTAAAACTGATTCTAACCCGGAATAA
- a CDS encoding transporter substrate-binding domain-containing protein, with translation MLILLTAFAGCTTETDVNGGDQMSTVTYYTEEYPPWNYEENGKARGISVDLLTEAALLSGIVIKNDDITVMSWSDAYNNTLNNEDSAIFATVKLPEREDKFRWAGPIGTEKMVVFSKRSSGIVIEDEKDLKGYRIEVVKDDAAAGELMEAGYESKSLVVAGSPEEMINSVISGDADLFCYGEEAAKYYSAEITGSYNFFEEVYTLNGSELYYAFSRDTPDEYIDKIQSGIESIKEKKGQSGQTGYDRILSEYLASKGLSGYSYLTEEFAPMNYMQDGELKGISAELLEIIFDRLDVEKTAGDIEVMDWPDAYQKTLNEENTVLFTMAKTPEREDLFRWAGPIMSNTNALFAKKESNIEINNAEDLVKYKIGVVKETASFSLLKEAGYPEEKITGADSPEDALNMLDSGDIDLWSTGRIAGAYYIAELSGSPESYLTAYEFEPYEFYYAFNRETPERIVEAFQRTLENIIADRKEKGYSEYDEVIYRYAGAMHTSSPYSEGDVTELVKLTAGDIKTDAKGTIEKINLGEAPYKDKTHPNLYIFVFSGDGTVTANAESIAPVGTNLLDKGDITGKMFRNDIIKTATDDGSGWTEYIYVKPDTGGLYYKKSYSESVTGSDGDTYIVGAGIYT, from the coding sequence ATGTTGATATTATTAACGGCATTTGCAGGATGCACAACGGAAACAGATGTTAATGGCGGGGATCAGATGAGCACAGTAACATATTATACTGAAGAATACCCGCCGTGGAATTATGAAGAGAACGGTAAGGCAAGAGGAATATCGGTAGATCTGCTGACTGAAGCAGCCCTCCTGTCCGGAATTGTAATTAAAAATGATGACATCACAGTTATGTCATGGTCTGATGCTTACAATAATACACTTAATAATGAAGACTCTGCCATATTTGCAACGGTAAAACTCCCCGAAAGGGAGGACAAATTCAGATGGGCAGGACCTATCGGCACAGAAAAAATGGTTGTTTTTTCAAAAAGGAGTTCCGGCATAGTTATTGAAGATGAGAAGGACCTGAAAGGATACAGAATTGAGGTTGTAAAAGACGATGCCGCAGCGGGTGAACTCATGGAAGCCGGATATGAGAGCAAATCCCTCGTAGTTGCCGGCAGCCCGGAGGAGATGATAAATTCCGTAATCAGCGGTGATGCAGATCTCTTCTGCTACGGTGAGGAGGCAGCAAAGTACTACTCCGCAGAGATAACCGGCAGTTATAACTTCTTTGAAGAGGTTTACACCCTTAATGGGTCTGAACTTTATTACGCATTCAGCAGGGATACCCCGGATGAATATATAGATAAGATTCAGTCCGGAATTGAGAGTATAAAGGAGAAGAAAGGTCAGTCAGGGCAGACAGGATATGACAGAATCCTCAGTGAATATCTCGCGTCCAAAGGATTGTCCGGATACAGTTACCTGACAGAGGAGTTCGCCCCTATGAATTACATGCAGGATGGTGAACTGAAGGGAATATCTGCTGAACTTTTAGAGATTATATTCGACCGCCTTGATGTGGAGAAAACTGCCGGCGATATAGAGGTTATGGACTGGCCGGATGCCTATCAGAAGACTTTAAACGAGGAGAATACCGTTCTTTTCACAATGGCAAAAACCCCCGAAAGAGAGGATCTCTTCAGGTGGGCAGGGCCGATAATGAGCAATACAAATGCCCTCTTTGCGAAGAAGGAGAGCAATATTGAGATAAACAATGCCGAAGATCTTGTAAAATATAAGATCGGCGTAGTGAAGGAGACCGCATCTTTCTCACTCTTAAAGGAGGCCGGATATCCGGAAGAGAAGATAACAGGGGCAGATTCACCGGAAGATGCCCTGAATATGCTTGATAGCGGAGATATTGATCTCTGGTCAACAGGCAGAATTGCAGGTGCATATTACATTGCTGAATTATCCGGAAGTCCGGAAAGCTACCTGACAGCCTATGAATTTGAGCCGTATGAATTCTATTACGCCTTTAACAGAGAAACTCCGGAGAGGATTGTTGAAGCATTCCAGAGAACGCTTGAAAATATAATAGCCGACAGAAAAGAGAAAGGCTACAGTGAATATGATGAGGTAATTTACAGGTATGCGGGTGCAATGCACACCTCATCCCCATATTCTGAGGGCGATGTGACTGAACTGGTAAAACTGACAGCCGGAGATATAAAAACAGATGCAAAAGGCACAATAGAGAAGATAAATCTCGGAGAGGCCCCTTACAAAGACAAAACCCACCCAAATCTATACATATTTGTCTTTTCCGGTGACGGAACTGTAACTGCAAACGCAGAAAGTATTGCCCCGGTGGGGACAAACCTTCTGGATAAAGGTGACATTACCGGAAAAATGTTCAGAAATGATATAATAAAAACCGCAACTGATGACGGTTCAGGATGGACTGAATATATCTATGTCAAACCTGATACAGGCGGGCTTTATTACAAGAAATCATATTCGGAATCTGTAACCGGCAGTGACGGAGATACTTACATTGTCGGTGCAGGGATATATACCTGA
- a CDS encoding flavodoxin family protein — MGLNAVFLNCTLKYPPDLSETQALIDRAVELFGEAGIGSEVIRITDYNIKFGKTFDMGGDDEWPGIYEIIRQSDIVVIGSPVSSGVRSSVAQLVVERLYGSYSYDSPESGHNPLYGKVAGVIISGEEDGAYNVAADTLFDLNCLGCIIPPNAGGDKHFYTNLTVGYLVRNLAWMAKLMEESKNLQI; from the coding sequence ATGGGGTTAAATGCAGTATTTCTCAACTGCACCTTAAAGTACCCGCCTGATCTTTCAGAGACGCAGGCACTGATTGACAGGGCAGTTGAGCTTTTTGGTGAAGCAGGTATCGGGAGTGAAGTTATCAGGATTACCGATTACAACATCAAATTCGGAAAAACATTTGATATGGGCGGGGATGACGAATGGCCCGGAATATATGAGATTATCCGTCAGTCTGATATTGTAGTCATCGGTTCTCCGGTATCTTCCGGTGTACGATCAAGTGTTGCACAGCTTGTAGTGGAGCGGCTGTACGGGTCATATTCGTATGATTCTCCTGAATCCGGGCATAATCCGCTCTACGGCAAGGTTGCCGGAGTAATAATTTCCGGAGAGGAAGACGGAGCCTATAATGTTGCGGCAGACACACTTTTTGACCTTAACTGCCTTGGATGTATCATTCCTCCAAATGCAGGAGGGGATAAGCATTTTTATACAAACCTGACAGTGGGGTATCTGGTCAGAAATCTTGCCTGGATGGCAAAACTTATGGAGGAGAGTAAAAACCTGCAAATATAA
- a CDS encoding DUF6159 family protein: MFQRIGRGWQLFKQTFAILSREKSLLLYPVISGIIILLILGLLFIPTLFIFVGSGINPENMGIAGYALWIVMLFVIFLVTAFVSSFFKAGIVHNATEVIKGNDPAFKDGISAAMPKIGSIFTWALIAATVGLILSLLRESDNPLGRFLTEIVIGIAGAVWNLVTFFVIPVMIFEDKGAIPSIKESWHLFKQTWGETVIAGFSFGIVMIPAFLLMIGTFFSAMFMPSVVFGGMLVLTILVFAVSAILVSALQGILVALLYHYAKTGEISPLVDREFIEKAFVEKKGSSSVKFSGGNI, encoded by the coding sequence ATGTTTCAAAGAATTGGAAGAGGATGGCAGCTGTTTAAGCAGACATTCGCCATTCTCTCAAGGGAGAAGAGCCTATTATTATATCCGGTCATCTCCGGAATTATAATTCTGTTAATTCTCGGACTGCTCTTTATCCCGACACTCTTTATATTTGTGGGTTCAGGGATAAACCCTGAAAATATGGGCATTGCCGGCTATGCACTCTGGATTGTTATGCTCTTTGTAATATTTCTGGTGACAGCATTTGTGTCGTCATTCTTCAAAGCCGGAATTGTGCACAATGCAACTGAAGTCATAAAGGGCAATGATCCGGCATTCAAAGACGGAATCAGTGCTGCAATGCCTAAAATTGGATCAATATTCACATGGGCGCTCATTGCGGCAACAGTCGGCCTTATTTTGAGCCTGCTGCGTGAATCTGACAACCCTCTTGGCCGGTTTCTCACCGAAATTGTAATCGGAATTGCCGGTGCCGTCTGGAATCTGGTAACCTTCTTTGTAATTCCGGTTATGATCTTTGAGGATAAAGGTGCCATCCCTTCTATTAAGGAATCATGGCATCTCTTTAAGCAGACCTGGGGCGAGACTGTCATCGCCGGGTTTTCATTCGGAATTGTGATGATCCCGGCATTTCTGCTCATGATCGGCACATTCTTCTCAGCGATGTTTATGCCGTCTGTTGTCTTTGGTGGTATGCTTGTACTTACAATACTTGTCTTTGCAGTATCAGCAATATTAGTATCCGCACTTCAGGGCATTCTCGTTGCTCTCCTCTACCACTATGCAAAGACAGGCGAGATCTCACCGCTTGTTGACCGGGAATTCATTGAGAAAGCCTTTGTCGAGAAGAAAGGCAGCAGTTCTGTTAAATTCTCCGGCGGAAATATCTGA
- a CDS encoding helix-turn-helix transcriptional regulator — MDTRIREFRAKKGMTQAQLAEAVGVRRETIVFLEKGKYNPSLKLAHDVAVALDSAIDELFIFKD, encoded by the coding sequence ATGGATACAAGAATACGGGAATTCCGGGCAAAGAAGGGCATGACACAGGCTCAGCTTGCAGAGGCTGTAGGGGTCAGAAGGGAGACCATTGTCTTTCTTGAGAAGGGTAAGTACAATCCTTCACTTAAACTTGCACATGATGTAGCAGTGGCTCTTGATTCAGCCATTGATGAGCTGTTTATCTTTAAGGATTAA